One genomic region from Passer domesticus isolate bPasDom1 unplaced genomic scaffold, bPasDom1.hap1 HAP1_SCAFFOLD_218, whole genome shotgun sequence encodes:
- the LOC135292139 gene encoding serine/threonine-protein kinase pim-1-like produces the protein MRRRAQEEGVEEEEQGGGGGWRMGLGRVDSELSPVLHLACRWPSKGCHRTASITGPDGTSTPLEIVLQVKVSNGFSGVVQLLEWLELPNDILMVLERPEHSQDLHRFIRARGFLSEEVARQLFRQVLEAVRHCTSCRVLHRDIKPENILIDLATGQAKLIDFGCGTYLQKTAYIHFAGTPSYSPPEWTHFGWYYGEPATIWSLGIVLHQMVCGEHPFRRGQNISWDHQLSLPQRLSPECQDLIRWCLSMPDVERPSLEEVFCHPWMQDIHLP, from the exons atgcggcggcgggcgcaggaggagggggtggaggaggaggagcagggcggAGGAGGCGGgtggaggatggggctgggcagggtggacagcgagctgagccctgttctgcacttggcttgcaggtggccatcaaaagggtgccacagAACCGCGTCCAtcactggg cccgacggcaccagcacACCCCTGGAGATTGTGCTGCAGGTCAAGGTGTCCAATGGCTTCTCCGGTgtggtccagctgctggagtggcttgagctccccaacgacatcttgatggtgctggagcgcccAGAGCACTCTCAGGACCTGCACCgtttcattcgggcacgggggttcctgtccgaggaggtggcgcggcagctgttccgccaggtgctggaggccgtgcggcactgcaccagctgcagggtcctgcacagggataTCAAGCCAGAAAACATCCTcattgacctggccaccgggcaagCCAAACTGATTGATttcggctgtggcacctacctgcaaaaGACAGCCTACATTcattttgcag gaacaccatcatacagccccccggaatggacccatTTTGGCTGGTACtatggcgagccagctaccatctggtccctgggcatcgtgctgcaccagatggtctgcggggagcaccctttcaggaggggccagaacatcagctgggaccatcagctctcactgccacaacggctctctccag agtGCCAAGATCTCATcaggtggtgtttatccatgccgGACGTGGAAAggccctcattagaagaggtgttctgtcatccttggatgcaggatattcatctgccctag